A genomic window from Gossypium hirsutum isolate 1008001.06 chromosome D10, Gossypium_hirsutum_v2.1, whole genome shotgun sequence includes:
- the LOC107914329 gene encoding cyclin-D3-3 isoform X1 has protein sequence MSLQEEEIQQIQSPPWILDALCCEENGNKICGESGTVKKETFLPLFLIEHDLFWEDDELISLMSKEKETHLCYKDVNSDESLVLARKDALEWIFKVKAHHRFNALTIVLAVNYFDRFFASFKFQKDNPWMGQLAAVACLSLAAKVEETQVPLLLDLQVEESKYVFDSKTIQRMELLVLSTLKWRMNPVTPISFFDHITRRLGLRTHLHWEFLHSCEHLLLILIADSKFMLYMPSILAAATMLYVIKEIEPCHYLEYRKQLLRLLKTCEDEVDVCYELVSKLLESDCKQNEARKRKHGQMQGSPDGVVDASSSCGDSDGFWTAISSVSSSPQPVFKRSRSKDQQMRLPSVNRMFVDVLGSPR, from the exons ATGTCTCTGCAAGAAGAAGAGATTCAGCAGATTCAAAGCCCACCATGGATTCTTGATGCGCTATGTTGTGAAGAAAATGGAAACAAAATATGTGGTGAAAGTGGAACAGTGAAAAAGGAGACGTTTTTACCTTTATTTCTTATTGAACATGATTTGTTCTGGGAAGATGATGAGTTAATCTCTTTAATGTCTAAAGAGAAAGAAACCCATCTTTGTTACAAAGATGTCAACTCAGATGAGTCTTTAGTTTTAGCTCGTAAAGATGCTTTGGAGTGGATTTTTAAGGTTAAAGCACACCATAGGTTCAATGCTTTGACCATAGTTCTTGCAGTGAATTACTTTGATAGGTTTTTTGCAAGCTTTAAGTTTCAAAAAGACAACCCATGGATGGGACAATTAGCTGCTGTCGCTTGTTTGTCTTTGGCTGCAAAGGTCGAGGAAACCCAAGTTCCACTTCTTTTAGACCTCCAA GTTGAGGAATCGAAATATGTGTTTGATTCGAAGACCATACAAAGAATGGAGCTTTTGGTGTTGTCGACTCTGAAATGGAGGATGAATCCCGTGACCCCAATTTCCTTCTTTGATCACATTACGAGGAGACTTGGATTGAGGACCCATTTGCATTGGGAATTCCTTCATAGTTGTGAGCATTTACTTCTCATTCTCATTGCTG ATTCCAAGTTCATGCTTTATATGCCATCTATCTTAGCTGCGGCAACAATGCTTTATGTTATTAAAGAGATTGAACCATGCCATTATCTTGAATATCGAAAACAGCTTCTTAGATTACTCAAGACATGTGAG GATGAAGTAGATGTGTGCTATGAGCTCGTGTCCAAGTTATTGGAAAGTGATTGCAAACAAAATGAAGCCAGAAAACGTAAGCATGGACAGATGCAAGGCAGTCCTGATGGTGTCGTAGATGCATCATCTAGCTGTGGTGACTCAGATGGTTTCTGGACTGCAATATCTTCAGTTTCATCATCACCGCAGCCAGTGTTCAAGAGGAGTAGATCAAAAGATCAGCAAATGCGGCTACCTTCGGTAAATCGTATGTTTGTCGATGTGCTTGGTAGTCCTCGTTAA
- the LOC107914329 gene encoding cyclin-D3-3 isoform X2, translating into MSLQEEEIQQIQSPPWILDALCCEENGNKICGESGTVKKETFLPLFLIEHDLFWEDDELISLMSKEKETHLCYKDVNSDESLVLARKDALEWIFKVKAHHRFNALTIVLAVNYFDRFFASFKFQKDNPWMGQLAAVACLSLAAKVEETQVPLLLDLQVEESKYVFDSKTIQRMELLVLSTLKWRMNPVTPISFFDHITRRLGLRTHLHWEFLHSCEHLLLILIAAAATMLYVIKEIEPCHYLEYRKQLLRLLKTCEDEVDVCYELVSKLLESDCKQNEARKRKHGQMQGSPDGVVDASSSCGDSDGFWTAISSVSSSPQPVFKRSRSKDQQMRLPSVNRMFVDVLGSPR; encoded by the exons ATGTCTCTGCAAGAAGAAGAGATTCAGCAGATTCAAAGCCCACCATGGATTCTTGATGCGCTATGTTGTGAAGAAAATGGAAACAAAATATGTGGTGAAAGTGGAACAGTGAAAAAGGAGACGTTTTTACCTTTATTTCTTATTGAACATGATTTGTTCTGGGAAGATGATGAGTTAATCTCTTTAATGTCTAAAGAGAAAGAAACCCATCTTTGTTACAAAGATGTCAACTCAGATGAGTCTTTAGTTTTAGCTCGTAAAGATGCTTTGGAGTGGATTTTTAAGGTTAAAGCACACCATAGGTTCAATGCTTTGACCATAGTTCTTGCAGTGAATTACTTTGATAGGTTTTTTGCAAGCTTTAAGTTTCAAAAAGACAACCCATGGATGGGACAATTAGCTGCTGTCGCTTGTTTGTCTTTGGCTGCAAAGGTCGAGGAAACCCAAGTTCCACTTCTTTTAGACCTCCAA GTTGAGGAATCGAAATATGTGTTTGATTCGAAGACCATACAAAGAATGGAGCTTTTGGTGTTGTCGACTCTGAAATGGAGGATGAATCCCGTGACCCCAATTTCCTTCTTTGATCACATTACGAGGAGACTTGGATTGAGGACCCATTTGCATTGGGAATTCCTTCATAGTTGTGAGCATTTACTTCTCATTCTCATTGCTG CTGCGGCAACAATGCTTTATGTTATTAAAGAGATTGAACCATGCCATTATCTTGAATATCGAAAACAGCTTCTTAGATTACTCAAGACATGTGAG GATGAAGTAGATGTGTGCTATGAGCTCGTGTCCAAGTTATTGGAAAGTGATTGCAAACAAAATGAAGCCAGAAAACGTAAGCATGGACAGATGCAAGGCAGTCCTGATGGTGTCGTAGATGCATCATCTAGCTGTGGTGACTCAGATGGTTTCTGGACTGCAATATCTTCAGTTTCATCATCACCGCAGCCAGTGTTCAAGAGGAGTAGATCAAAAGATCAGCAAATGCGGCTACCTTCGGTAAATCGTATGTTTGTCGATGTGCTTGGTAGTCCTCGTTAA